The genome window CTTTAGAGGTTTTTTGTATGGGATAATATGGAAGTTTTTTATAAACCATGCTGGTAGATATTGTAATTTACAATAAATACTGTAACATATGTGATTTTAGAGGCAGTTTTTCGCCGGTACGTAGCGGGAATAAATCATAGTACAAGGAGAATGATGCCATGTTAACACCAGTTCCTGTTGGGACAAAATCGCTAAAAGATTATGAGAACATTGTTGATGAAGAAATTATCGAAAAGGTTCGACAGCTCGGTAAAGATATGAAGGGCGCAAGGATTCTAAACATCAACTCTACTGCCTTTGGTGGCGGAGTCGCCGAGTTGCTTTACACGCTCGTCCCCCTTATGAGAGATGTTGGACTTGAAGCCGATTGGCAGGTAATCCCCGGCAGCGAGGATTTCTTTACTGTAACTAAGCTATTCCATAACGCTCTTCAGGGTATGGACTTAATCGCAACCCCTGAGATGATCGAAGCGTATTTAAAGCAAAACGAGCAAAATGCAGAGCAGTTTACAGGCGATTACGACGTTGTAATGGTGCATGACCCACAACCGGCGGCAATGCTTGCCTTCCTAGATGATAAAGGAAAGAGGAGCGGCAAGTGGATTTGGCGATGCCATATCGACCTTACAGCAGCAAAATTATCTGTCTGGGAATTCTTAAAACCATACCTGGAGCTGTACGACGCTGCCGTCTTTACTATGCCGCAATACGTAAAAGAAGGTTTCCAGATGGAGAAGATTGCGATAGTGCCGCCGACAATCGATCCTTTGAGTCCAAAAAATATGGACATTAGCACTGAAACAATAAACAGCATCCTTGAAAGATATAATATAGACCCAAATCGACCAATTGCCACTCAGGTATCAAGATTCGACCCATGGAAAGACCCGCTTGGGGTAATCGACGCCTACAGGATCGCAAAGAATGAGATTCCAGATTTACAGCTTCTCATGATTGCCTCCATGGCAACCGATGACCCAGAAGGCATGCACTATTATGAAAAAACCTCAAGACATGCCGGCGGTGACCCAGACATTCATCTTCTCTCTAACCTCGAAGGCGTAGGTAACCTTGAAGTCAATGCCTTCCAGAGAGCATCCGATGTTATCATACAGAAGTCTACCCGAGAAGGATTTGGTCTTGTTGTAAGCGAGGCCCTATGGAAAGAAAAGCCGGTAATCGGTGGCGACGTTGGCGGAATTCCGCTTCAGGTTATAAACGGCCAAAATGGGTATCTTGTAAGCAACGTTTTTGACTGCGGTCAAAGATTAATCCAATTGCTTAAAGATCCGCAGATGGCGCGTGAAATGGGTGCGTTCGGTAAAGAGCATGTGAGAAAGAATTTCTTAAGTCCAAGACAGCTGGCCGATTACATGGACCTATTTAATTACCTGTATACGAGCGGCACCTTAAAGATTGTAGTATAATAGCATAAAGCGTAACGTCCGTAGCATAGCACGGTAACTCTAAAATTTAATTAACGTCCAAGGCTATAATCTTAAGGAATGGTCGACTTGCAAAGCAGTATTAGGGAACGAGGATCGCCAGGCCTTACGAAGCTTCTCAAAAATAGGCCTATAATTATAGCGTCTAATCGCGGTCCGGTCGAATTCAGGCAAGACAATTCCGGCGACATAGAAATGAAAAGAGGAGGCGGAGGGCTCGTAACGGCTATGACAGCCGTTAGCGAGGCGGCGCATGCAGTGTGGATATCGGCCGCAATGAATGATGTGGAGCGATCAATAGCGCAGGACAACTCGTTGATAGGCTTCCCCGAAGACAGCCCGCAATACCGTGTCAAGTTGGTTAATATACCAAAAGACGTATACAACAGTTATTATAACACCATAAGTAATCCCCTTCTTTGGTTTATTCACCACTATATTTGGAATCTAACCGAGACCCCCTCATTTACTGCTGAGACTCATCAGGCCTGGAAAAATGGATATGTCGTTGCAAATAAGCTTTTTGCCGAAGCAGTGGCTAAAGAGAGCCTCAAACATGACAGCCCAATAATAATGCTTCAGGATTACCACCTATTTATTGCTGCTAAATATATAAGGGAGATCACAGACGAACCATTTTTATTTCATTTTACACATATCCCCTGGCCGGAGCCGGATTACATGAGCATCCTGCCCTTCGATATACGGCAACAACTTCTAAAAGGAATGCTTGCAAATGATATGGTTGGCTTCCAGTCAAGACATTATGCAGGCAACTTCTTGCTCTGTTGTGAATCTTTGCTCGGCGCCCAGGTAAACTGGAGAAAAAGAACTGTTGTCTGGCAGGGTCGTGAGGTTTACGTGCGCACCTATCCCATATCAATTGACCACGCCAACCTGCATAAGATGAGCGAAAGCAGTAAAGTGCTAAAGCTTGAGCAAAAACTGCTTGAAGAAAACGAGGGCATGAATTTGATCGTGCGCACCGACAGAAGCGACCCTTCGAAGAACATCGTCCGGGGATTTATGGCCTACGATGTTTTGCTCACCAAGCACCCAGAGCTAAAAGAAAAAGTTAAGTTCCTTGCGCTTCTGTATCCAACGCGTGAAAATATCCGGGAATACAAAAGGTACCGCAGTGAGATAGAGGCAACCGTTGAGGCAATCAATAAGCGGCACAAAACCAAGAAGTGGACCCCTATCTATTTAAGACTTAAGGATAATTACCCTGAATCAATTGCCGCACTTAAATGTTACGACGTATTGCTGGTCAACCCCATTTTTGATGGCATGAACCTTGTGGCAAAAGAAGGTCCCGCAATAAATACGCGCAACGGCGTTTTGGTTCTCTCACAGAACGCCGGTGCATCGTCTGAGCTTGGCAGCTCGAGCATTATCGTAAACCCCTTTGACATCGAAGAGACCGCCAACGCAATGTATCAGGCACTTACCATGAGCGACTCCGAAAAACAAATTCGCGCAAAATCTCTAAAAGAGGTTGTAGAACAAAACAACTCAATTAAGTGGCTGCACTATCAGTTAAAAGATATCGTAAGTTTGGAGAAGAAACGTGTCAGTGTCAGGGTGTCAGGGGACGTTCCTGAAAAACTGAATAATTACATAACCACCTGATCATATATGTTATCTACTAACAATTTTAGCGTTTCATCCTCTTTAAAACGCACCCTTATGTTTTTTACAGCATGACTTACTAAGGAATCATCCCGTCCCAAAATATTAGCTATTTCACTACACTGAAAATCGCACATTTCTTTTGCTATATATATGAAGATGTACCGTGGCAGCACAACCGCTCTAGAACGTCCTTTGCTCAGAATATCAAGCTCCCCCAAACAAAAATGCTCAGCAACTTTCTCAAGAATGCTTTTTAGGCTTGGCCTTTTACAAGCTTTGAGCGCAGCCTTACATGTCTTTGCTTCATCAAGCCTTTGGCTTAAGTCTTCGATAAATTCATCATCACCTAGAAACCTTTCATGTTCTGTTATGTAAAGGTCTTCTTTGTTGCTACCATTTATCCCGTCAAGCACAAAACAACCAAAAAGCTGCCTTGCTAAAAATGCCTTTTTAGAAAACATAGGCAAGACCAGTCTGGAGTCGACTAGCGTCCCTTTTGTATTTTGTAGGTAGTTGCTGTGGCTACTCCAAGGGTAACTTTGTGGCACATCAACGATGCCCGCTCTTACTGGGTTTAGATGGATATATCGGATTAGCTTAAGAAGATATCTGTCCGCATCGCATATGATCGATTTATATCGGCCCTGAAACACATGCCCTACCCTATTGTACTTTCGATTGTAATAACTTGCATATGAGGTTTGAACAATCCTCATGATATGCGATAGCGAACATGTCTTAGTACTGAGCAACAAGTGGACATGATTTGGCATAAGACAATAACTGTAGAGA of Bacillota bacterium contains these proteins:
- a CDS encoding transposase yields the protein MPRGPRAEYPGALYHVIARGNNKQEIFHEHEDYKYYIKKLRTTKESYEFYLYSYCLMPNHVHLLLSTKTCSLSHIMRIVQTSYASYYNRKYNRVGHVFQGRYKSIICDADRYLLKLIRYIHLNPVRAGIVDVPQSYPWSSHSNYLQNTKGTLVDSRLVLPMFSKKAFLARQLFGCFVLDGINGSNKEDLYITEHERFLGDDEFIEDLSQRLDEAKTCKAALKACKRPSLKSILEKVAEHFCLGELDILSKGRSRAVVLPRYIFIYIAKEMCDFQCSEIANILGRDDSLVSHAVKNIRVRFKEDETLKLLVDNIYDQVVM
- a CDS encoding trehalose-6-phosphate synthase, which gives rise to MQSSIRERGSPGLTKLLKNRPIIIASNRGPVEFRQDNSGDIEMKRGGGGLVTAMTAVSEAAHAVWISAAMNDVERSIAQDNSLIGFPEDSPQYRVKLVNIPKDVYNSYYNTISNPLLWFIHHYIWNLTETPSFTAETHQAWKNGYVVANKLFAEAVAKESLKHDSPIIMLQDYHLFIAAKYIREITDEPFLFHFTHIPWPEPDYMSILPFDIRQQLLKGMLANDMVGFQSRHYAGNFLLCCESLLGAQVNWRKRTVVWQGREVYVRTYPISIDHANLHKMSESSKVLKLEQKLLEENEGMNLIVRTDRSDPSKNIVRGFMAYDVLLTKHPELKEKVKFLALLYPTRENIREYKRYRSEIEATVEAINKRHKTKKWTPIYLRLKDNYPESIAALKCYDVLLVNPIFDGMNLVAKEGPAINTRNGVLVLSQNAGASSELGSSSIIVNPFDIEETANAMYQALTMSDSEKQIRAKSLKEVVEQNNSIKWLHYQLKDIVSLEKKRVSVRVSGDVPEKLNNYITT
- a CDS encoding glycosyltransferase, whose translation is MLTPVPVGTKSLKDYENIVDEEIIEKVRQLGKDMKGARILNINSTAFGGGVAELLYTLVPLMRDVGLEADWQVIPGSEDFFTVTKLFHNALQGMDLIATPEMIEAYLKQNEQNAEQFTGDYDVVMVHDPQPAAMLAFLDDKGKRSGKWIWRCHIDLTAAKLSVWEFLKPYLELYDAAVFTMPQYVKEGFQMEKIAIVPPTIDPLSPKNMDISTETINSILERYNIDPNRPIATQVSRFDPWKDPLGVIDAYRIAKNEIPDLQLLMIASMATDDPEGMHYYEKTSRHAGGDPDIHLLSNLEGVGNLEVNAFQRASDVIIQKSTREGFGLVVSEALWKEKPVIGGDVGGIPLQVINGQNGYLVSNVFDCGQRLIQLLKDPQMAREMGAFGKEHVRKNFLSPRQLADYMDLFNYLYTSGTLKIVV